A section of the Streptomyces sp. V3I8 genome encodes:
- a CDS encoding GlsB/YeaQ/YmgE family stress response membrane protein, which produces MGIIAWILIGLLAGIIAKALMPGKDPGGIIITMLIGIAGGLLGGWLGKVIFGVDSIDGFFDLSTWIAAIVGSLILLLLYRVITGNRRHA; this is translated from the coding sequence ATGGGCATCATCGCCTGGATACTCATCGGTCTGCTCGCGGGCATCATCGCCAAGGCACTCATGCCGGGCAAGGACCCGGGCGGCATCATCATCACGATGCTCATCGGCATCGCGGGAGGTCTCCTCGGCGGCTGGCTCGGCAAGGTCATCTTCGGCGTCGACTCCATCGACGGCTTCTTCGACCTCTCCACCTGGATCGCCGCCATCGTCGGCTCGCTCATCCTGCTCCTCCTGTACCGGGTCATCACCGGCAACCGGCGCCACGCCTGA
- a CDS encoding ANTAR domain-containing protein, translating into MSRQQHIARTFIELADTLVEGFDIIDFLHRMTVRCQELLDVADAAVFLDHPGPRLHNSAPCGPGPLLQPVLDAACGQGPAMDAHLTARPVTTRSSTDADMLWPQFTPRLRAAGYTLATALPMRLRRDGIGSLLLLQTGGQPLSADDLALARAFADAAAIGLMQARTISRQHTVNEQLHTALQSRIVIEQAKGVLAARHGITLGQAFNSLRHHARHHRLLLGKVAQDVIDNQLTPDPAPARPRNNAAGTE; encoded by the coding sequence ATGAGCAGGCAGCAGCACATCGCCCGCACCTTCATCGAACTGGCCGACACCCTCGTCGAGGGCTTCGACATCATCGACTTCCTGCACCGGATGACGGTGCGCTGCCAGGAACTCCTCGACGTCGCCGACGCCGCGGTCTTCCTGGACCACCCCGGCCCTCGCCTGCACAACTCCGCGCCCTGCGGTCCCGGCCCCCTCCTGCAGCCGGTCCTGGACGCCGCCTGCGGCCAGGGCCCGGCCATGGACGCCCACCTCACCGCGCGCCCCGTCACCACCCGGAGTTCCACCGACGCGGACATGCTGTGGCCGCAGTTCACCCCGCGGTTACGGGCCGCCGGCTACACCCTCGCCACCGCCCTGCCGATGCGCCTGCGCCGGGACGGCATCGGCAGCCTGCTCCTCCTCCAGACCGGAGGGCAGCCGCTGAGCGCCGACGACCTGGCCCTCGCCCGGGCATTCGCCGACGCCGCGGCCATCGGCCTGATGCAGGCCCGCACCATCAGCCGGCAGCACACCGTCAACGAGCAGCTGCACACCGCCCTGCAGAGCCGCATCGTCATCGAACAGGCGAAAGGCGTCCTCGCCGCCCGCCACGGCATCACCCTCGGCCAGGCCTTCAACTCCCTGCGCCACCACGCCCGCCACCACCGCCTCCTGCTCGGCAAGGTCGCCCAGGACGTCATCGACAACCAGCTGACGCCCGATCCGGCCCCCGCCCGGCCGCGGAACAACGCCGCGGGCACCGAGTAG
- a CDS encoding GAF and ANTAR domain-containing protein, with protein sequence MSRSEFAALLEHLHQAARTGRDLSAAPAATVARLLGLDAVTVSLLPARGAPELLWTDPADRFGHTLEDLQYAVGEGPTWQAARTGRAVTVPDLTAAAATRRWPAFAPAAVRTRARAVIAVPLCRDGVGVGALTGYRTTPAPFPDGQQRDCTLFARAAVDLLLQTPPESWGGDGDGVDLYRAEVHQAAGMLSVHLCVSVEEALLRLRAYAWRSDRSLGGVAHDVVAGRLRLD encoded by the coding sequence ATGTCCCGCAGTGAGTTCGCCGCTCTTCTGGAGCACCTGCACCAGGCCGCCCGCACCGGGCGCGATCTGTCCGCCGCCCCGGCGGCCACCGTCGCCCGGCTGTTGGGTCTGGACGCCGTGACGGTGAGTCTGCTGCCGGCCCGCGGCGCGCCCGAGCTGCTGTGGACCGATCCCGCCGACCGGTTCGGTCACACCCTGGAGGATCTGCAGTACGCCGTCGGCGAGGGCCCCACCTGGCAGGCCGCCCGCACCGGGCGCGCCGTCACCGTGCCCGACCTCACCGCCGCCGCGGCCACCCGGCGCTGGCCCGCGTTCGCCCCGGCCGCGGTCCGCACCCGGGCCCGCGCCGTCATAGCCGTCCCGCTGTGCCGGGACGGCGTCGGCGTCGGTGCCCTGACCGGCTACCGCACCACTCCCGCCCCCTTCCCCGACGGCCAGCAGCGTGACTGCACCCTGTTCGCCCGGGCCGCCGTGGACCTGCTGCTGCAGACCCCGCCGGAGAGCTGGGGCGGCGACGGCGACGGCGTGGATCTCTACCGCGCCGAGGTCCACCAGGCCGCCGGCATGCTCAGCGTGCATCTGTGCGTGAGCGTGGAGGAGGCTCTGCTGCGCCTGCGTGCGTACGCCTGGCGCTCCGACCGCTCGCTCGGCGGCGTCGCCCACGACGTCGTCGCCGGCCGCCTGCGGCTCGACTGA
- a CDS encoding MoxR family ATPase, producing the protein MSLWPVYTGSSEPHDGIAELPAPPPWRDFDGGPELATPAEADDTSATSPDRRHRARTYRATDRAVQLVNAALYLRRPLLVTGPPGSGKSSLAYAVARELRLGPVLRWNITSRTTLHDGLYQYDPLSRLYAAARDVRPDGETRPDPKPSPGHGLPTGHGLPTGHGLPTGSGLAADSELQDHLRLGPLGTALLPYGRPRALLIDEIDKSDLDLPNDLLNILEEGQYEIPELVRSARHTPAAEVMIDGTDERVEVARGRVRCRAFPFVVLTSNGEREFPPAFLRRCVRLELHQPRADHLEHIVRAHLGEPDAYARELIARFLDRGTGGELATDQLLNAIYLTGVAGIDASSRDELAEQLMPYLSRTGEEPDEF; encoded by the coding sequence ATGTCCCTGTGGCCCGTCTACACGGGTTCGAGCGAGCCCCACGACGGCATCGCCGAGCTGCCCGCGCCACCGCCCTGGCGCGACTTCGACGGCGGCCCGGAGCTGGCGACGCCCGCCGAGGCCGACGACACCTCGGCCACGTCCCCGGACCGCCGGCACCGCGCCCGCACCTACCGCGCCACGGACCGCGCCGTGCAGCTCGTCAACGCAGCCCTCTACCTGCGCCGGCCCCTCCTCGTGACGGGACCGCCGGGCAGCGGCAAGTCGAGCCTGGCGTACGCGGTCGCGCGGGAGCTGCGGCTGGGCCCGGTCCTGCGCTGGAACATCACGAGCCGCACCACCCTGCACGACGGGCTGTACCAGTACGACCCGCTGTCCCGCCTGTACGCGGCCGCGCGCGACGTCCGCCCCGACGGCGAGACCCGGCCGGATCCCAAGCCCTCACCCGGCCACGGTCTCCCGACCGGCCACGGTCTCCCGACCGGCCACGGTCTCCCGACCGGCAGCGGACTCGCCGCCGACAGCGAGCTGCAGGACCACCTGCGGCTCGGCCCACTCGGCACGGCCCTCCTCCCGTACGGCCGCCCGCGCGCACTGCTGATCGACGAGATCGACAAGAGCGACCTGGATCTGCCGAACGACCTGCTCAACATCCTGGAGGAGGGCCAGTACGAGATCCCCGAGCTGGTCCGTTCGGCCCGGCACACCCCGGCCGCCGAGGTCATGATCGACGGCACGGACGAACGGGTCGAGGTCGCGCGCGGCCGGGTCCGCTGCCGGGCCTTCCCCTTCGTGGTCCTCACCAGCAACGGGGAACGGGAGTTCCCGCCCGCCTTCCTCCGGCGCTGCGTCCGCCTCGAACTGCACCAGCCGCGCGCCGACCACCTGGAGCACATCGTCCGTGCCCACCTGGGCGAACCGGACGCGTACGCCCGCGAGTTGATCGCCCGGTTCCTCGACCGCGGAACCGGGGGCGAGCTCGCCACGGACCAGTTGCTCAACGCGATCTACCTCACGGGAGTGGCGGGCATCGACGCGTCGTCGCGCGACGAACTGGCCGAGCAGCTGATGCCGTACCTGAGCCGCACGGGAGAGGAACCGGATGAGTTCTGA
- a CDS encoding YtxH domain-containing protein: MRYRLTFVVGLAFGYVLGTRAGRERYEQLRKTAQRVSQNPAVRNTAESAAQQGRLFAGKAYDVVSEKVGDRVPDSVTDRVRSLRERNTNGTRTEDDWGTTNP, encoded by the coding sequence ATGCGCTACCGGCTCACGTTCGTCGTCGGACTCGCCTTCGGGTACGTGCTGGGCACACGTGCCGGGCGCGAGCGCTACGAGCAGTTGAGGAAGACCGCCCAGCGGGTCTCGCAGAACCCGGCGGTGCGCAACACCGCCGAGTCCGCGGCCCAGCAGGGGCGCCTGTTCGCCGGGAAGGCGTACGACGTGGTCAGCGAGAAGGTCGGTGACCGGGTCCCCGACTCGGTCACCGACCGGGTGCGCTCCCTGCGTGAGCGCAACACGAACGGCACCCGTACCGAGGACGACTGGGGCACCACCAATCCCTGA
- a CDS encoding rod shape-determining protein, whose protein sequence is MTASLEQLRRCHFAVDLGAARTRVYVKGAGLIVDQPSVAAVNTRTGALIAVGEFAEKMTGRTPDYIRVVRPVSGGTVVDIEMAQRMLRQLLGDKVRRTLRRKPLLRAAACTPHGSDPLAQRATTETLVGLGARRVELVDTLIAAGVGCGLPVERPEATMVMVCGAAATQVAVLSLGSIVTAERIPVGGEAIDHAIVQHLRHHHELMLPSQSVRPLQLALSGNGLTSQGPASTEIHGRDVATGLARSVQVDTAAVRDAIQTPLTAVLDGIGKVLRVCPPDLVADLADRGIMMVGGSALLPGLDQMLRQATGMPVHIAERPDVCAVLGLGAMLEGRIEPLVLSPAAG, encoded by the coding sequence ATGACCGCCAGTCTGGAGCAGTTGCGCCGCTGCCACTTCGCCGTCGACCTGGGCGCGGCACGCACCCGCGTCTACGTGAAGGGGGCCGGGCTGATCGTCGACCAGCCCAGCGTCGCCGCCGTGAACACCAGGACCGGCGCACTGATCGCGGTCGGTGAGTTCGCCGAGAAGATGACGGGCCGCACCCCCGACTACATCCGCGTCGTACGCCCCGTCTCCGGCGGCACGGTCGTCGACATCGAGATGGCCCAGCGCATGCTGCGTCAGCTCCTCGGCGACAAGGTCCGCCGCACCCTGCGCCGCAAGCCGCTGCTGCGGGCCGCCGCCTGCACCCCGCACGGCTCCGACCCGCTGGCCCAGCGGGCGACCACAGAGACGCTCGTGGGTCTCGGCGCGCGGCGCGTCGAGCTGGTCGACACGCTCATCGCCGCCGGTGTCGGCTGCGGGCTTCCCGTGGAGCGCCCCGAGGCCACCATGGTCATGGTGTGCGGGGCCGCCGCGACCCAGGTCGCCGTGCTGTCGCTCGGCTCGATCGTCACGGCCGAGCGCATCCCCGTGGGCGGCGAGGCCATCGACCACGCGATCGTCCAGCACCTGCGCCACCACCACGAGCTGATGCTGCCCTCGCAGTCCGTCCGCCCCCTGCAGCTGGCCCTCTCCGGGAACGGTCTCACCTCGCAGGGCCCCGCCTCCACGGAGATCCACGGCAGGGACGTGGCCACCGGCCTGGCCCGCTCCGTGCAGGTCGACACGGCCGCCGTGCGCGACGCCATCCAGACCCCGCTGACGGCGGTGCTCGACGGCATCGGCAAGGTGCTGCGGGTCTGCCCGCCGGACCTGGTGGCCGACCTCGCCGACCGCGGGATCATGATGGTCGGCGGCAGCGCCCTGCTGCCGGGCCTCGACCAGATGCTGCGGCAGGCGACGGGCATGCCGGTGCACATCGCCGAACGGCCCGACGTGTGCGCGGTCCTCGGTCTGGGCGCCATGCTGGAGGGCAGGATCGAACCGCTGGTCCTCAGTCCGGCGGCCGGCTGA
- a CDS encoding SAV_2336 N-terminal domain-related protein, translating to MSSDASTGVAHLAELLVRAGDGRPPTPVELAELLWLSRHLPAPAPRTDPGHPTVPEDAGNPATSPHRPVAGPQPGPGTLRAPGTRDSVDPTGPADPPPAPTDTRVPLRLPAGRKPTTGKDTGTGTGKGAGTYTSLLAPVPPMLPHPLALQRALRPLKRSVPAPVGRELDEAATAQRIARLGAAPRSWLPVLRPQRERWLTLHLVHDTGPTMPVWRPLVRELHAVLAQSGVFRTVELHRLETDGTVRRPGSQESFADGRTVTLLISDCMGPQWRDGPAGTRWYATLRRWSASMPVALVQPLPERLWRTTALPATTARIAAPGPAAPNAAYTVDSYALDALGAPGSRPHGMLPVPLPLPVLEASPAWLANWSSLVAGGGRLPGAVGLLGAAPPVAPVDERGRGDVERLSPEELLLRFRSLASPEAFRLAGHLAVGPAELPVMRLVHAAIEKNPRPQHLAEVILSGALTAVPGAAGSYAFRPGVRELLLRTLPRTAYGRTSELLSRIGALIDVRAGVAAGEFRVSVPGPGNATADGEPFAAVREESVRRLGGTPPERAGTGLVLGRYRLSRRLGRGGHLMRAEDTRTGRTVAVHRYRVDPERRQGFLEAARALAGVRHPNVIAVHDYGTQERTAYLVTEFVEGVSLADLTAEGGFRLPFALLAPLVHQAAQGLEALHTRGVSHGHLAPGHLLLGADGTVRISGFPLDRDQDRDQDQDRGPNEPADLKDLHALGLMLRELAGGGTSDSLPGIAPEHRERITDALTCLLSPDPRTRRRGKDLCLSPAFGAMAEAVAADRPHYRLLGPVRVRQGGLPRPSARRPVPSPAPSPVPSSVPSSVPSSVHSPVHSPEEQALLCLLLLRNGRPVTYDELTEGLWGDRPPRHPERLLATYASALRRTLGPGLLATTAYGYALHAGLRTVDLEQCKELVAKAEAYREDGSPAAAREAVQGALDLWYGDPLDGVPGPAAQATRTRLRALRLTLCATRAELDLESGRFERAATDLGELLRSHPEREDFRRLHILALKAQGRTAEAVESYETYEALQDRRFNEPDPTLLQLYRELRAVPDDNRPAITMECTDPGDHRGAHSTLSHTLTWLLSLGGLTSDQYDMNAVDDGYLVFTAPGTSVLGVLNATLRDLPDILLETPDPPRVRLTFWHTARPPRVPLPAALERSDIAVVLSPVLYEELTAGDLPAGPAGFRPLHTGPGDGPPLAWYRRLEIPDRVPAPEPGSVPRDLVRGPFSTRRAGSIRLPEPGRTAVVVQPSDGPPALFDPEAFADTPASGSRITYHEVDLTTHRASHELSLPASRGGTFTASAELSWHVDDPVEFVRGGTTGVSARLLDHLLREARRVTRRHPLQRAGAAQHAVHDVLRDGAPGWPVPGLSVACSVRLTPGAEPQPVRLSDHAPTAQHDLQPALLSRQTARIRRTTAPPPDGSATFLVRAPCVLIGFDGPLVRLYTGDAERQATRELTALLAELRNPQDALSGEPLTAQAAAEGAPAPPLEGRVNPLDLLRAFAGHPLGGDLRRRLNRIEERAVSAAAATPFSDALITTLDSLGRRTAVVADNAPSAVWKYLQAHGRLTGLVTGGVHGRANDLTRLMPDPDCLLRALEHLGATPKDAVMVGSSVAELTAAKALGLRFLGYTRSEPHRQRLVRAGCELTTASWAPLLQALPNT from the coding sequence ATGAGTTCTGACGCCTCCACGGGCGTCGCCCACCTGGCCGAACTGCTGGTCCGGGCCGGCGACGGCCGCCCCCCGACCCCGGTGGAACTGGCCGAACTCCTCTGGCTGTCCCGGCACTTGCCGGCGCCCGCCCCCCGTACGGACCCGGGCCACCCCACCGTTCCCGAGGACGCGGGGAACCCGGCGACGAGCCCCCACCGGCCCGTAGCCGGCCCACAGCCCGGCCCCGGCACCCTCCGCGCCCCCGGCACCCGCGACTCCGTCGATCCGACCGGCCCCGCCGACCCGCCCCCCGCACCGACGGACACCCGCGTCCCCCTCCGCCTCCCCGCCGGACGGAAACCCACCACCGGCAAAGACACAGGCACAGGTACAGGCAAAGGCGCAGGCACCTACACCTCCCTCCTGGCCCCGGTCCCGCCGATGCTCCCCCACCCCCTCGCGCTCCAGCGCGCCCTGCGCCCCCTGAAGCGGAGCGTCCCCGCTCCCGTCGGCCGGGAACTGGACGAGGCGGCGACAGCACAGCGCATCGCCCGCCTGGGCGCGGCCCCCCGGTCCTGGCTGCCCGTGCTGCGCCCGCAGAGGGAGCGCTGGCTGACGCTCCACCTCGTGCACGACACCGGCCCGACCATGCCCGTCTGGCGTCCGCTCGTCCGCGAACTGCACGCGGTCCTGGCCCAGTCGGGCGTCTTCCGCACGGTGGAACTGCACCGCCTGGAGACCGACGGCACGGTCCGCCGTCCCGGCTCGCAGGAGTCGTTCGCCGACGGCCGCACGGTCACGCTCCTGATCAGCGACTGCATGGGCCCGCAGTGGCGGGACGGCCCGGCGGGCACCCGCTGGTACGCCACCCTGCGCCGCTGGTCGGCGAGCATGCCGGTCGCCCTGGTCCAGCCGCTGCCGGAACGCCTGTGGCGCACCACCGCCCTGCCGGCCACCACGGCCCGGATCGCCGCACCGGGCCCCGCGGCGCCCAACGCGGCGTACACCGTGGACTCGTACGCGCTCGACGCACTCGGCGCGCCCGGCAGCAGGCCGCACGGCATGCTGCCGGTCCCGCTCCCGCTCCCGGTGCTCGAGGCCTCGCCGGCCTGGCTGGCGAACTGGTCGTCGCTGGTGGCGGGCGGCGGGCGGCTGCCGGGCGCGGTGGGCCTGCTGGGCGCCGCCCCGCCGGTCGCGCCGGTCGACGAGCGGGGCCGCGGCGACGTCGAGCGGCTCTCCCCCGAGGAGCTCCTGCTGCGGTTCCGCTCGCTCGCCTCCCCCGAGGCCTTCCGGCTGGCCGGTCATCTGGCGGTGGGGCCGGCGGAGTTGCCGGTGATGCGGCTCGTCCACGCGGCGATCGAGAAGAACCCCCGGCCGCAGCACCTGGCCGAGGTGATCCTCAGCGGCGCGCTGACCGCGGTCCCGGGTGCGGCCGGCTCGTACGCCTTCCGGCCCGGCGTACGGGAGCTGCTGCTGCGCACGCTGCCCCGCACCGCATATGGCAGGACCTCCGAACTCCTTTCCAGGATCGGAGCGTTGATCGACGTACGCGCCGGAGTGGCCGCCGGTGAGTTCCGCGTCTCGGTGCCGGGGCCCGGGAACGCCACGGCCGACGGCGAACCGTTCGCCGCGGTGCGCGAGGAGAGCGTACGACGGCTGGGCGGAACCCCGCCGGAGCGCGCCGGCACCGGACTCGTGCTCGGCAGGTACCGCCTGTCACGGCGCCTGGGCCGGGGCGGGCACCTGATGCGGGCCGAGGACACCCGGACCGGCCGGACCGTCGCGGTGCACCGGTACCGCGTCGATCCGGAACGGCGGCAGGGGTTCCTGGAGGCCGCACGGGCCCTCGCGGGCGTGCGGCACCCGAACGTGATCGCCGTGCACGACTACGGCACGCAGGAGCGGACGGCGTACCTGGTCACGGAGTTCGTGGAGGGCGTCAGCCTGGCCGACCTCACGGCCGAGGGCGGTTTCCGGCTGCCCTTCGCCCTGCTGGCGCCTCTGGTCCACCAGGCCGCGCAAGGTCTTGAGGCGCTGCACACGCGCGGCGTGTCGCACGGGCACCTCGCACCCGGCCACCTCCTCCTGGGCGCGGACGGAACCGTCAGGATCAGCGGCTTCCCGCTGGACCGGGACCAGGACCGGGACCAGGACCAGGACCGGGGCCCGAACGAGCCGGCGGACCTCAAGGACCTCCACGCTCTCGGGCTCATGCTCCGGGAACTGGCCGGAGGCGGGACCTCCGACAGCCTGCCCGGCATCGCGCCCGAGCACCGGGAACGCATCACCGACGCCCTCACCTGCCTGCTCTCACCGGACCCGCGGACCCGGCGCCGCGGCAAGGACCTGTGCCTGAGCCCCGCCTTCGGCGCGATGGCCGAGGCGGTCGCGGCGGACCGGCCCCACTACCGCCTGCTCGGCCCCGTACGCGTCCGGCAGGGCGGCCTCCCCCGGCCGTCCGCCCGACGGCCCGTCCCCTCACCCGCTCCTTCCCCCGTCCCCTCGTCCGTCCCCTCGTCCGTCCCCTCATCCGTCCACTCGCCCGTCCACTCGCCCGAGGAGCAGGCCCTGCTCTGCCTGCTCCTCCTGCGCAACGGCCGGCCCGTGACGTACGACGAGCTGACCGAGGGGCTGTGGGGCGACCGCCCTCCGCGGCACCCCGAACGCCTCCTGGCCACGTACGCCTCCGCCCTGCGCCGCACCCTGGGCCCCGGGCTGCTCGCCACCACCGCGTACGGGTACGCCCTGCACGCGGGCCTGCGCACCGTGGACCTGGAGCAGTGCAAGGAGCTCGTCGCGAAGGCCGAGGCGTACCGCGAGGACGGCAGCCCGGCAGCGGCCCGCGAGGCCGTCCAGGGCGCGCTCGACCTCTGGTACGGCGACCCCCTCGACGGCGTTCCGGGCCCCGCCGCCCAGGCGACCCGCACCCGGCTGCGCGCCCTGCGCCTCACCCTCTGCGCCACCCGCGCCGAACTCGACCTGGAGAGCGGCCGGTTCGAGCGGGCCGCCACCGATCTCGGCGAGCTGCTCCGCTCGCACCCCGAGCGCGAGGACTTCCGGCGCCTGCACATCCTCGCCCTCAAGGCCCAGGGCCGTACCGCCGAGGCCGTCGAGTCGTACGAGACCTACGAGGCGCTCCAGGACCGGCGGTTCAACGAGCCGGACCCCACCCTGCTGCAGCTCTACCGCGAGCTGCGCGCCGTCCCGGACGACAACCGTCCCGCCATCACCATGGAGTGCACGGACCCCGGTGACCACCGCGGCGCCCACAGCACCCTCTCCCACACCCTCACCTGGCTGCTCTCGCTGGGCGGCCTGACCTCCGACCAGTACGACATGAACGCCGTCGACGACGGCTACCTCGTGTTCACGGCGCCGGGGACGTCCGTCCTGGGCGTGCTGAACGCGACGCTGCGCGATCTGCCCGACATCCTCCTGGAGACGCCGGACCCGCCCAGGGTCCGGCTGACGTTCTGGCACACCGCGCGCCCTCCCCGCGTCCCCCTCCCGGCCGCCCTGGAACGGTCCGACATCGCGGTCGTCCTCTCCCCGGTCCTGTACGAGGAACTGACGGCCGGCGACCTGCCGGCCGGCCCGGCCGGCTTCCGGCCCCTGCACACCGGGCCGGGCGACGGGCCGCCCCTCGCCTGGTACCGCCGGCTGGAGATCCCGGACCGGGTGCCCGCCCCCGAGCCCGGGTCCGTGCCGCGCGACCTGGTGCGCGGCCCGTTCAGCACGCGCCGCGCCGGATCGATCCGCCTCCCCGAACCCGGGCGTACCGCGGTGGTCGTCCAGCCCTCCGACGGGCCGCCGGCCCTCTTCGACCCCGAGGCGTTCGCCGATACGCCCGCTTCGGGGTCCCGCATCACGTACCACGAGGTCGACCTCACCACGCACCGGGCCTCCCACGAGCTCTCCCTGCCGGCCTCGCGCGGCGGGACGTTCACCGCGTCCGCCGAGCTGTCCTGGCACGTCGACGACCCGGTGGAGTTCGTACGCGGCGGGACGACCGGGGTCTCCGCGCGGCTCCTCGACCACCTGCTGCGGGAGGCGCGCCGCGTCACCCGCCGCCATCCGCTCCAGCGGGCGGGAGCGGCGCAGCACGCGGTGCACGACGTGCTGCGCGACGGGGCGCCCGGCTGGCCGGTGCCGGGCCTCTCGGTGGCGTGCTCGGTACGCCTCACGCCCGGGGCGGAACCGCAACCCGTCCGACTGTCCGACCACGCGCCCACCGCGCAGCATGATCTGCAGCCCGCCCTCCTGTCCCGTCAGACGGCCCGGATACGCCGTACGACCGCCCCGCCCCCCGACGGGTCGGCCACCTTCCTGGTGCGGGCCCCCTGCGTCCTGATCGGCTTCGACGGGCCGCTCGTCCGCCTCTACACGGGTGACGCCGAGCGGCAGGCCACCCGGGAACTCACCGCGCTGCTCGCCGAGCTGCGGAACCCGCAGGACGCGCTGAGCGGCGAGCCGCTGACCGCGCAGGCGGCCGCGGAGGGCGCGCCCGCGCCACCGCTGGAGGGACGCGTCAACCCCCTCGACCTGCTGCGGGCCTTCGCCGGCCATCCGCTGGGCGGCGATCTGCGGCGGCGGCTCAACCGGATCGAGGAGCGGGCGGTGTCGGCCGCCGCGGCCACGCCGTTCTCGGACGCCCTGATCACGACGCTCGACTCGCTCGGGCGGCGCACGGCCGTCGTCGCGGACAACGCGCCGAGCGCCGTCTGGAAGTACCTCCAGGCACACGGCAGGCTGACCGGCCTGGTCACCGGCGGTGTGCACGGCCGCGCGAACGACCTGACCCGGCTGATGCCGGACCCCGACTGCCTCCTGCGCGCCCTGGAGCACCTCGGGGCGACACCGAAGGACGCCGTCATGGTCGGCTCGTCGGTCGCCGAGCTGACCGCGGCGAAGGCCCTCGGGCTGCGCTTCCTCGGCTACACCCGCTCCGAGCCGCACCGGCAGCGCCTGGTCCGCGCGGGCTGCGAACTGACCACGGCGTCCTGGGCACCGCTGCTCCAGGCCCTGCCCAACACCTGA
- a CDS encoding GAF domain-containing protein yields MTQPTEPAPEDPTPSPPPAALPLPRLLEAVLGVGSDLELRGTLQRIVENAAALTGARYAALGVLAPGDDGGLAEFCTTGLPEADRARIGRPPSGRRGVLGAVVHERAPLRLTDLTADPRSCGVPPGHPRMRGFLGVPLFVEDEVYGNLYLTEKRGGPFTAEDEQVVRLLAAQAGIAIGNARLYETARRRERWIEGAAAVTTALLTGEAAADALMTVAERARVLADASAGVILQPTDEGGMEIVTASAPAGAAGLVGTTIAPGSAVLEQLLGGEPVFLDDSATDARMTTPVRHRFGPSMMLPLQAEGRLIGTLALPRRRGDPQYSPAEKLLATQFASQAALALVLADARQRRERLAVFEDRDRIARDLHDLVVQRLFATGMMLESTQRRTAAEARDADVHATLGRAVEELRSTVQEVRTAIFALQQPPADAPTTFRGKVLRETSGAGAVLGVQPSVHFTGPVDARVPDPVAGHLLTALRGALAAASRRAGTTRIAVTVDATATLPDGRPAVRLTVSTNGDTDGTEAGAGTGAGDEDGAGTGDEGENGADGQAPTATWQFPL; encoded by the coding sequence ATGACGCAGCCCACGGAACCGGCCCCCGAAGACCCCACGCCCTCCCCGCCGCCCGCCGCCCTCCCTCTCCCCCGTCTCCTCGAAGCCGTCCTGGGCGTCGGGAGCGACCTCGAACTGCGCGGCACGCTGCAGCGCATCGTGGAGAACGCGGCCGCGCTGACCGGCGCCCGGTACGCGGCGCTCGGGGTGCTCGCCCCGGGTGACGACGGCGGTCTGGCGGAGTTCTGCACGACCGGCCTGCCGGAGGCCGACCGGGCCCGGATCGGCCGGCCGCCCAGCGGACGCCGGGGCGTGCTCGGCGCCGTCGTCCATGAGCGGGCGCCGCTCAGGCTCACCGACCTGACCGCCGACCCGCGTTCGTGCGGCGTACCGCCCGGGCACCCGCGGATGCGCGGCTTCCTCGGCGTACCGCTGTTCGTGGAGGACGAGGTGTACGGCAACCTCTACCTCACCGAGAAGCGCGGCGGCCCCTTCACCGCCGAGGACGAGCAGGTGGTGCGCCTGCTGGCCGCCCAGGCCGGCATCGCGATCGGCAACGCCCGCCTGTACGAGACCGCGCGGCGGCGGGAGCGCTGGATCGAGGGTGCGGCCGCCGTGACGACGGCGCTGCTCACCGGCGAGGCGGCGGCCGACGCGCTGATGACGGTCGCCGAGCGCGCCCGTGTGCTGGCCGACGCGTCGGCCGGGGTGATCCTGCAGCCCACGGACGAGGGGGGCATGGAGATCGTCACGGCGTCGGCGCCGGCCGGCGCGGCGGGCCTGGTCGGTACGACGATCGCGCCGGGCAGCGCGGTCCTGGAGCAACTGCTGGGCGGTGAGCCGGTGTTCCTGGACGACTCGGCGACCGACGCCCGCATGACGACCCCCGTACGGCACCGGTTCGGGCCCAGCATGATGCTGCCGCTGCAGGCCGAGGGCCGGCTCATCGGCACCCTGGCCCTGCCCCGCCGGCGCGGCGACCCGCAGTACAGCCCGGCGGAGAAGCTGCTGGCCACGCAGTTCGCCTCGCAGGCCGCGCTGGCGCTGGTGCTGGCGGACGCGCGGCAGCGCCGGGAGCGGCTGGCCGTCTTCGAGGACCGCGACCGGATCGCGCGCGACCTGCACGACCTGGTCGTCCAGCGGCTGTTCGCCACCGGCATGATGCTGGAGTCCACGCAGCGGCGTACGGCCGCGGAGGCGCGGGACGCCGACGTCCACGCGACCCTCGGCCGGGCCGTCGAGGAACTGAGGTCCACCGTCCAGGAGGTCCGTACGGCGATCTTCGCCCTGCAGCAGCCGCCCGCCGACGCCCCGACGACCTTCCGGGGCAAGGTGCTTCGTGAGACGTCGGGTGCGGGGGCGGTCCTCGGCGTCCAGCCTTCGGTCCACTTCACCGGGCCCGTCGACGCCCGTGTCCCGGACCCGGTGGCGGGACACCTCCTCACCGCCCTGCGCGGCGCCCTGGCCGCCGCGTCCCGCCGCGCCGGCACGACCCGTATCGCCGTCACGGTGGACGCGACGGCGACGCTCCCGGACGGCCGCCCCGCGGTACGCCTGACGGTGTCCACGAACGGCGACACGGACGGGACCGAAGCCGGGGCCGGGACCGGGGCCGGGGACGAGGACGGGGCCGGGACCGGGGACGAGGGCGAGAACGGGGCCGACGGACAGGCACCCACGGCGACATGGCAGTTCCCCCTCTGA